CGGTGCTCTATCACGCCGGCATGGTTCTCTATCGTGAGAAATAGAATTAAATTTCAATTTTTACAAATCAATTCAAAAGGGGAAATGTATAATGTCTAAAATCAATGGAAAAGTAGTTGTGATTACAGGTGCAAGCAGTGGGATTGGCGAAGCGACGGCGAAGCTTCTTGCTAGCCGAGGCGCCCATGTCGTCATTGGAGCTAGACGGGTAGAAAGACTGGAAGCTCTGGCATCTCTCATTGAAGCAGAAGGAGGTTCCGTCGCTTATCAACAGCTAGACGTTACGAATATCGATCAGATGCAAACGATCATTCACTTGGCACAGAGCCGGTTCGGTCGTGTGGACGTCGTCGTGAACAATGCCGGTGTGATGCCTCTATCTCCCTTGGAAGCCTTGAAAGTCGACGAATGGAACCGAATGATAGACGTCAATATCCGGGGAGTTCTGCATGGCATTGCTGCAGGCCTACCGGTCATGAAAGAGCAGCGATCCGGTCACATGATTAATGTGGCTTCCATCGGTGCCTACGAGGTCACACCGACGGCAGCCGTATATTGTGCCACTAAATACGCCGTTCGCGCCATCACGGAAGGTTTAAGACAGGAGGTTGGTGGCAGCATCCGGGTAACGCTCGTTTCTCCCGGTGTGACCGAGTCCGAGCTCGCAGAGAGCATTTCAGACGACGAGGCTAGGGAACTGATGAAATCATACCGACGCGACGCTCTCCCGGCTTCCGCCATCGCTCGTGCCATAGCTTATGCGATAGAGCAGCCAGAAGATGTTGACGTGAACGAGCTGGTTATCCGGCCTATAGCCCAACTTGCCTGACGCTATCAATAAACTTCGTGTAACCGAATAACGAATCAGGCAGTCAGTCTCCCAAACAATCTAACTATTGTTTGGGAATAAAGTTTAATTAAAAATGCTATTCAATCCTTATTTATTAGGAAATGCAAAAACTCCATTTGAAAAAGGATAGGGCCAAATCAAATTCTTCGTTTTAGCTAAGTATGAGACGATTATAAAAAAGCTTGACCATTTCCAAATAGTATTCCTCCACAACGTTTTTACTCAGGTAGCAGCACACTGTAGCATTTTCTGCAAAATCACTCTTATTGTAGCTAAGTTCATATATCTTTGCATAAAAAGTTATATATGAAGAAAATTTACACCCTAAACATTACAACATTTAGGGTGTTTTTCTGTATCCCAAAACTTTTTTTGG
This region of Priestia filamentosa genomic DNA includes:
- a CDS encoding SDR family oxidoreductase, which produces MSKINGKVVVITGASSGIGEATAKLLASRGAHVVIGARRVERLEALASLIEAEGGSVAYQQLDVTNIDQMQTIIHLAQSRFGRVDVVVNNAGVMPLSPLEALKVDEWNRMIDVNIRGVLHGIAAGLPVMKEQRSGHMINVASIGAYEVTPTAAVYCATKYAVRAITEGLRQEVGGSIRVTLVSPGVTESELAESISDDEARELMKSYRRDALPASAIARAIAYAIEQPEDVDVNELVIRPIAQLA